Part of the Drosophila santomea strain STO CAGO 1482 chromosome 2L, Prin_Dsan_1.1, whole genome shotgun sequence genome is shown below.
GCAGCATCGCAGGTAGTCATCTGGAACAGGTAAACATTCGCAATCATCTCACGCTGACCTATGACACGTGTCAGGTGTCTTAGGTTTGCATTCGGGCAAGTGTGACATAACCTACTACCTGTTGAGGCTATAATGAATATGAATAGGAACGAATTACCACGGATATCAAATGAGTAACGAGAAGTGGGCTACTTAAGCAATAATTGGCCATTACGAGGTGCCAGATAAGAGATAATTGTATCTTAATATTCGGGTGCAATCATTCATATATCTTCATATCTTCATATATCTTTATGGAATTTAAGTAATATTGCTTACTTGGGCAAAGACTAATACTGTTATTGTGtcgttattattttatttttatggatTATTCTCAAATGGAAAATTGCTGTACATCGCGATTAACTTATTTTGCTAAATCTCGCGGTATGAAATCTAGCACTtgtgaaaatcaaaaaatttaattacattccTTTTCTGGAAGGACATAGGAATTTAGCTTGTTGCTGTGGCCTGCTGAACACCCGGAAATCCAAATCCCGATGAGGAGTCGAAGTCGCCGAATCCTCCATTGGCCTCGGACATGGTCGGCGGTGCAGGATTTCGGAACTGATCCGCCGCGAAACGTGTGAACAATATGCCTACACCCTCGATCATTGAGAGCAGTACGCCCCCGATGATGGCACTTCCTGCCATGGCAGCCAGTCCGTTGCGGGAGGCCAGAACTCCGCCAGTAACTGCTCCGCTCACTATCGAGTTCCAGGGATCCTCCTTCTGCCGCAAGTGGACCAGGCTGCAGTCCACAATGCTGAACACTGCACCCCAGGCGGCGAAACTTCCAGCTATCACCGGAGACTTGGTCTTAATGGCGGCCACACTGCCGGCGACCCTGCGTCCTATGCCTTGCGGTGCGTTCCGGAATCCCTTGAGTCCCTGGAAGACTCCGCCCCCGATGCAGCCCATGGCGAAGGCTCCTCCGCAATCATCGACGATGCGATGGGGACACGGCTCCCGCGAATACTCCTCCATTCTCCCACTCTCCGCTGGCAGGATTTCCTGTCTCTGGCCGAAACTAAAAACTGAATTTGTCGAATTTCAAACCGGCTTATGTTCAACGACTGAGTTGTATGTGACTTAATCTCGCTCAATATGTATACGGAGAATATGCGTTTTGTGTCTGTCAATATCAGAGTGCGTTGTGAATCGTGCGACCAAGCTTACTATGTTccatataataatataatataatagaTTTGAAGTATTTGAGGtaagttattattttaagctAGGAGGAGGACTCAAGTTGTAGGTAAGAAGTACTTAATTTTACTTAGCTTACTGTATTTCATCTactatatttaaaatactgGACGCATTTTTTGATAACAGCACTTccagttattattttaaacttCGCACCACATTGCAGGTTGTAAGTAATAAGAACTTGGTTTTCCTTAGCCTACTATACTCGTATTCCATCTACTAGATTTCAAATACTGGAGgcattttttgaaaacaacACTTacagttattattttaagctGAGAGGGGCAGTCACATTTCGCACTACAGGTTGCAAGTAAGAAGTACGAAGTACTTGGCTTTGTTTGTGCCCCTCATCAGACAGACGCCCATTAACATATGAACCAGAGCCAGAGCAAACAGAGTCGCACGTGGATCGGGGATCTTTTGCCCCGAAGCTCAGCGGCACAGAAAGGTTAAATAGCACAAATGTCGTACCGTAGTTAACCATAAAATTTACTGCCGCAGCTGGACAACTTCGGATCGAGAATGGGGATAGGACGGAGGcattgggtttgggtttgggatgGGGGCCTTTCCAAAGACGCAATTCCTACAAAGGCAAAGCCAGACGGTGGGAAACGGAAACAATGAGACCGATTGTCGTCGACCGAtaaaaccaagccaaaccaaaccaaaccattTTATACTGCGTATTCCATACTCCAGAAAGGGAAGCTTACGATTGCATGCATAATTATCACGCGAGCATAATCGAAATTTTGAAACTGCCGCAACTGTGTTTGCTTAGCTCGAGAAAGGGGGAAGTGGAAGTCTTTGCGCTCGGGCCCTCGATGGATATCTCCGCATAACAAGGTGTCAGACAGCGGTGACAAATGAAAGCGAAACCCTGATCGAAACCGAAATCGATGGGCAGACATTTGAGTATGAGGGGACACCTGGACACACACGAAGCGCCAGTCCATTGTTCCACAGGACAACGACAACTCTCGTCAACTTGACATGTAAATCGTTAGAACGTGTTGCACTCGATTGATTGCTCTCACTCCCGAGTCCCGAGAATGTTATCGGGGATCATTTGACGGGAACTGGCTGCAGGATAAGacattatatataatttgtaaatgtaaatactGGGCATATTGTTAGCCACCGCTGCGGGATTTCCAATGAAATCTTCATTTCCTCGGTAATTGTTGTCGCTTATAAATGATAGAGATGGGATTAGATCGACGTGGTGTTAATGTGGGCACATTATGCGAAAGGATTGGCCATTCCGGTGAAGGACGCTGCTCGGCACGGGGTTTCCCACGAACTCGGGAGTTTCTTGCCTTAAAGGTTTCCGGGAAACTTTAATCTCCATAAAgacaaattgaaaaagaattggCTTACtaacccaaaaataaataaataattaacttaaatatttttaatatttcttattGGTAAAATCTCAACGAAATCTCCAATTTATGTTTTCAACATCCTACAACTGTTTACGATGTACAAATTACATCGTTACtgtatttttgaaaacacattTCCACTACACATATGTAGGACTGCACATAAAGGTTTGGCAATCTATTGTTGCAATGCTTTTTCATTTATATCAAAACAATAATCATTATGCAAACAGTGAAAACTAGAAAATTATAATATCCAGCAGATATGATCTCTGAAACTGTTCCGTTTTCCATCTTCCGATCTTCAAATGCTCCGTTAGAGGCCAGTGTTTGGGCAGCTGTGATGCAACATTTTGTTATATCTTGAGGAATATGCATCTGCATGCCCGACGACAAAAGGAATCCAGAACGGAACTCATTTGCCGGCTCGAAGAGAATCCCTGCACATGCCAAAACGCCAGCGAGAACAAAGGGGCGAAACAATTGCGGTTGCATTACCCCAGCAGTTCAATTCAAATTCCGACAGCCTCCAGCCGGGCaatgaaattcaaaaattcaaaatcaaagGGCAGGCCAGACTCGACAAAGGATGTAGCTCAGGTAGGACCCCGGGGCCTGCCGCCaaaaaaatgctgaaaaatcTCGAATGGTGCACTATTgttgtgtcctgtgtcctgaATGTGATTACTCGTATTCCGATGTCGATCATAAATGCGGTGGTTTAATGCACTCTAAGAAACCAGTATTTGCACTCAGTCcaatataacatttttacaaaaaattaatgatCTAAAAGTATGATTAAGAAATATTAGCTTAAGAATCTTCTAGGAATTTTATAATCGGAGCTAAACGTAGTTTATAGTCTCCTATTCTGTGTATGTAGTAATACATTCAGTACCACGTTCTAGTAAGATTCAAAAGtttagtaaaataaaaatagatatCCAAACATCAACttaaattttttgcaatttggCCGTATTTTTTCTGGTGTACTTGTTAAGTTCCCCTCCTTCGCACTCGGCATTGTGCGCCCGCAGATGCAAGTCAACGTCCGAATCAAGTCTCAATTTTTTTGTCTGAGGGCAAACAGATGCACATCttgccaaaaaccaaagacCAAAAACCTAGaactgaaaacgaaaaaccCAAGCCAAGGCCCAAGACGAAGACGCGCCAAAGGAGAAGAATCCTGGGCTGAGCTGCAGCTGTCAATGCCAAGCCACCAACGCGCCACCCTCGAGTTGACATTATTTCCAGCACTGATTTGTGCTGATTCCTGATTTCGGAATGCTCCTGCCTGCCCGCAGGCGCAGATGCGATGTCCTTTGGGTTTCCTtgtgccattgttgttgtccGTTCACCCGTCCGCCCGGTGCAATGATTTTTTCTTAACGGCTCCTTGGcttgcttgtgtttgtgtgggttttttttgctttgtccATCTGAGGTCCTGCCAAAAGGTGTTGGAAATCCTGTTAATTGGGGAGTTTCTTCGGCCTGACCTAGCATAACTTGGTGTGCGTCTAGATCAGAGGTAACATATCCCATATATCTAAGAATTAAAGTGATATACAAAGGTAGATACGGTATTTccattacatttatttaaataactaaacttaattaaatttataaaaatgaaacctcaataaatttgttttattttttacattgttttatatatattcaaatggTGACTATCCTATTCGGAAGTGTTGCGCAGCGGAAATCACTATCATTAGTAAACAATCACATGCAACCCCCGTAGTCAattttttcaaacaaaaaactttcccttttttatgTAGTCCATAATCACCGCAACGgacttaaataatatttacacaCTTCATTTAAAAGACACGTGTAATAGGCTAAACAGAGTATTTAGTGTGGCCAACAAGCAGGACACACGCGATGTCCCCTAATCAGCTTAGTCGCTCTAGGATAAAGGAACTTGCCTAGGAAAGGAACTGACGACAGCACATCGAAGACAGGATCCCTAATGCCGGCACTGAATTGACAGAATAACGAACCGTGAATAGGCGCGAAACCTGCGTCGGACCTCAAAGGAAAAGGGAATTCAGGGGGGAATCGAACTGGAAGTCAAGGCAGCTGCCACAAGTGCAGGACTTGCGACAAAAGAGCTTGC
Proteins encoded:
- the LOC120451122 gene encoding mitochondrial import inner membrane translocase subunit Tim17-B; the protein is MEEYSREPCPHRIVDDCGGAFAMGCIGGGVFQGLKGFRNAPQGIGRRVAGSVAAIKTKSPVIAGSFAAWGAVFSIVDCSLVHLRQKEDPWNSIVSGAVTGGVLASRNGLAAMAGSAIIGGVLLSMIEGVGILFTRFAADQFRNPAPPTMSEANGGFGDFDSSSGFGFPGVQQATATS